The following coding sequences lie in one Carassius carassius chromosome 1, fCarCar2.1, whole genome shotgun sequence genomic window:
- the nog1 gene encoding noggin-1 has translation MDLPQGLVTVYLLLVPLAQCQHYYLLRPIPSDTLPLLELKEDPDPIYDPRERDLNETELRSALGDFDSRFLSVSPPQDRYTGNEDLEELDLQQQNPTGMMPKDIKNLDFDAQWGKKRKASKKLKRRLQMWLWSYSFCPVLYAWNDLGARFWPRFVRAGSCYSKRSCSVPEGMVCKPAKSTHITLLRWRCVQRRGALKCAWIPVQYPIITECKCSCAN, from the coding sequence ATGGATCTCCCGCAGGGCTTGGTGACTGTGTACCTGCTCTTGGTGCCTCTCGCTCAGTGTCAGCACTATTATCTTCTCAGACCCATTCCGAGTGACACTTTACCCCTGCTGGAGCTCAAGGAGGACCCTGACCCCATCTACGACCCGCGAGAGCGGGACCTAAACGAGACCGAGCTGCGGAGCGCGCTAGGGGACTTTGACAGCCGCTTTCTGTCAGTCAGTCCTCCTCAGGACCGCTACACCGGCAACGAGGATCTGGAGGAGCTGGacctccagcagcagaaccccaCCGGGATGATGCCCAAAGACATCAAAAACCTGGACTTTGACGCGCAGTGGGGCAAGAAGCGCAAGGCCAGCAAGAAGCTGAAGCGCAGGCTGCAGATGTGGCTCTGGTCCTACTCGTTTTGTCCGGTGCTGTACGCGTGGAACGACCTCGGCGCGCGCTTCTGGCCGCGCTTTGTGCGCGCGGGGAGCTGCTACAGTAAGCGCTCCTGCTCGGTTCCGGAGGGAATGGTGTGCAAACCGGCCAAATCCACGCATATCACGCTGCTACGATGGAGATGCGTGCAGAGGCGAGGCGCACTCAAGTGCGCGTGGATACCGGTGCAGTATCCCATCATCACCGAGTGCAAATGCTCCTGTGCGAACTGA